The window AGGCCGTCCGAGGTCGAAGGGCTCGGGCGTGTCGCCTGTGTCGGTGGAGGCGTCGGCATCGCGGCGCTATACCCGATCGCGAAGGCGTGCGTTCGCGCGGGCAACGATGTGTTGGTGCTTCTGGGCTCAAAAGACCGCGATCACCTCATCCTGCTCGACAGGATGAAGGCGCTTGACGCCACAGTCGATATCGCGACTGACGATGGCTCGATCGGGCGCAAGGGGTTCGTGACGGAGCTACTCGAGGCCGCGATCAATGAGCGGAAGCCGGACAAAGTCATCGCCGTCGGGCCTGCCCCAATGATGCAGGCGGTGTCAAATCTCACGAGAGAGCATGGCGTTCCGACTGTCGTAAGCCTCAACGCCATAATGGTCGACGGGACCGGCATGTGCGGATCCTGCCGCTGCGAGGTCGGCGGCGAGACGAAATTTTCCTGTGTAGATGGGCCCGAGTTTGACGGTCACCTTGTCAACTTTGAGATGCTCAACGCGAGGCTTGGCGTTTACAAGGACGAAGAGCGCAAATCACAGGAGCTCTTCGAGCGCGTCGCCGGCGATTACCGCCACAAATGCGGGGAAAAAGCATGAGCGTCAACGACGGCAAGCGCTACTCGACGCGTGTACGATTCGCGCCCAGCCCCACGGGAA is drawn from Candidatus Anoxymicrobium japonicum and contains these coding sequences:
- a CDS encoding ferredoxin-NADP reductase, which codes for MFEIREKEQLTDDVFRMKVRAPRVPPAARAGQFVIIRVDENGERIPLTLMDFSTDDGTIEIVFQVVGTTTKKMSLLEAGDCLRDVVGPLGRPSEVEGLGRVACVGGGVGIAALYPIAKACVRAGNDVLVLLGSKDRDHLILLDRMKALDATVDIATDDGSIGRKGFVTELLEAAINERKPDKVIAVGPAPMMQAVSNLTREHGVPTVVSLNAIMVDGTGMCGSCRCEVGGETKFSCVDGPEFDGHLVNFEMLNARLGVYKDEERKSQELFERVAGDYRHKCGEKA